The following are encoded together in the Tripterygium wilfordii isolate XIE 37 chromosome 3, ASM1340144v1, whole genome shotgun sequence genome:
- the LOC119984958 gene encoding probable glucuronosyltransferase GUT1: MASIAMGGLINNKSRHQHPPICTRTHQIGALFLVISTFFLTRLFDRSFSPCTLDSSLDHSRTSEDGVVHFTDGGYLSWPSRGYGTHISLKIYVYDESEIDGLNALLRGRDGSISPEACLKGQWASQVKIHKLLLQSRFRTKKKEEADFFFVPAYVKCVRMMGGLNDKEINQTYVRVLSQMPYFRRSGGQDHIFVFPSGAGAHLFRSWATYINRSIILTPEGDRTDKKDTSAFNTWKDIIIPGNIDDGMTKSGARLIQPLPLSKRKYLANYLGRAQGKVGRLQLIELSKQYPNKLECPDLKFSGPDKLGKMQYFEHLRNAKFCFAPRGESSWTLRFYESFFVECVPVLLSDQVELPFQNVIDYTLISIKWPSTQIGPQLLEYLESIPDKDIEEMIARGRHLRCLWVYAPESEPCSAMQGIMWELQRKARQFHQSAETFWLHNQSVVNRNLVEFSRWKPPMNLP, translated from the exons ATGGCAAGTATTGCCATGGGAGGCTTAATCAACAACAAATCTCGACACCAACATCCTCCTATCTGCACTCGCACTCATCAGATCGGCGCTCTTTTCCTGGTCATATCAACCTTCTTCCTCACTCGCCTCTTCGACCGCTCATTCTCTCCCTGCACCCTCGACTCCTCCCTCGATCACAGCCGCACATCGGAAGATGGGGTTGTCCATTTCACCGACGGAGGTTATCTCTCCTGGCCTTCCCGGGGCTACGGTACCCACATCTCCCTCAAGATCTACGTGTACGATGAGTCCGAAATCGACGGGCTCAATGCTTTGTTGCGAGGCAGAGATGGCTCCATCTCTCCCGAAGCTTGTCTTAAAGGCCAGTGGGCCTCTCAG GTTAAAATACACAAGCTGCTTCTGCAATCAAGATTTcggacaaaaaagaaagaggaagcaGATTTTTTCTTCGTTCCAGCATATGTGAAATGTGTTCGCATGATGGGAGGTCTTAATGATAAAGAGATAAATCAGACCTATGTCAGG GTGTTAAGTCAAATGCCATATTTTAGGAGATCTGGAGGCCAAGACCACATATTTGTTTTCCCTAG TGGTGCTGGAGCTCACTTGTTTAGATCTTGGGCAACATACATAAACCGTTCCATAATTCTTACACCTGAG GGGGATCGGACGGATAAGAAAGACACTAGTGCCTTTAATACATGGAAAGATATAATCATTCCTGGCAACATTGACGATGGAATGACTAAAAGTGGTGCTAGGCTAATCCAGCCTCTTCCTTTATCAAAAAGGAAGTATTTGGCAAATTACTTGGGTCGTGCCCAGGGAAAGGTCGGTCGTCTTCAGTTGATAGAGCTTTCAAAGCAATATCCTAACAAG TTGGAATGTCCAGATTTGAAGTTCAGTGGCCCTGACAAGCTAGGAAAGATGCAATATTTTGAACACCTGCGCAATGCCAAATTCTGTTTTGCTCCACGTGGAGAGTCGTCTTGGACACTTCGCTTCTACGAGTCCTTTTTTGtg GAGTGTGTTCCGGTTTTATTATCAGACCAAGTGGAATTACCTTTTCAAAATGTAATTGACTACACCCTAATATCAATCAAATGGCCATCCACGCAAATAGGTCCCCAGTTATTGGAGTACCTGGAGTCAATACCAG atAAAGATATAGAGGAGATGATAGCCCGTGGTAGACATTTACGGTGCTTATGGGTTTATGCCCCAGAATCGGAGCCATGCTCTGCCATGCAGGGAATAATGTGGGAACTTCAGAGGAAAGCGAGACAATTTCACCAGTCAGCTGAAACGTTCTGGCTGCACAACCAATCTGTTGTAAATAGAAATTTAGTCGAGTTCTCTCGCTGGAAACCTCCCATGAATTTGCCCTGA